The Litoribacterium kuwaitense genome has a window encoding:
- a CDS encoding ribose-phosphate diphosphokinase — protein MSSNQYLDSNLKVFTLNSNPELAKEIAEHIGTELGACSVTRFSDGEIQINIEESIRGCDVYVVQSTSDPVNQHIMELLIMIDALKRASAKTINIVIPYYGYARQDRKARAREPITSKLVANLIETAGASRLITLDLHAPQIQGFFDIPIDHLLGVPILSEYFSEKNFEDTVIVSPDHGGVTRARKMADRLKAPIAIIDKRRPMPNVAEVMNIVGHIEGKTAILIDDIIDTAGTITLAANALIENGAKEVYACCTHPVLSGPAIERIESSKIKELVVTNSIALPDAKRTPKITELSVAPLIAEAIIRVHEKLSVSTLFD, from the coding sequence TCGCCAAAGAGATTGCTGAGCACATTGGCACCGAGCTAGGTGCATGCTCGGTCACACGCTTTAGTGATGGGGAAATTCAAATTAATATTGAAGAAAGCATTCGCGGGTGCGATGTTTATGTCGTTCAGTCTACATCAGATCCCGTCAATCAGCATATTATGGAGCTCCTTATTATGATCGACGCTTTAAAGAGAGCGTCGGCAAAAACAATTAATATTGTCATTCCATATTACGGGTATGCTAGACAAGATCGGAAGGCAAGGGCACGTGAGCCAATTACGTCAAAGCTTGTGGCAAACTTAATCGAAACTGCGGGCGCCTCTAGACTCATTACACTAGATCTGCATGCACCGCAAATTCAAGGATTTTTTGACATTCCGATTGATCATTTGCTAGGCGTTCCGATTTTATCGGAGTACTTTAGCGAAAAGAATTTTGAAGACACCGTCATTGTTTCTCCAGATCACGGCGGTGTGACGAGAGCACGAAAAATGGCTGATCGACTGAAAGCCCCTATCGCGATTATCGACAAAAGGCGACCAATGCCAAATGTAGCAGAAGTCATGAATATTGTCGGGCATATCGAAGGAAAAACGGCGATTTTGATTGACGACATCATTGATACAGCAGGAACGATTACGCTGGCAGCAAACGCCCTCATTGAAAATGGTGCCAAAGAAGTGTATGCTTGTTGTACTCATCCAGTTCTTTCGGGGCCTGCGATTGAACGTATCGAGAGCTCCAAAATAAAAGAATTGGTTGTAACAAATTCAATTGCCCTTCCAGATGCAAAACGAACACCAAAGATTACTGAGCTTTCAGTAGCTCCACTGATCGCAGAAGCAATTATCCGTGTACATGAGAAGCTCTCCGTGAGCACC